Proteins encoded by one window of Cystobacter ferrugineus:
- a CDS encoding polysaccharide lyase translates to MRRLPLALFSVLVPGLSWAGVVWRGDFETGSITQYTRAQRVSADRLQIVQSPTFQGRYALKATVRQGDDPIDSSGNRNELVYMGSEKEGSEYYYRWQVMFPTDYPSVDAWQVFTQWHHSGCCGSPPVEFFVKGEEMRLTLADSATPWKTKLVRGVWHDFVFHVKWSSSASVGFVELWHNGERVLSKYKHATLYEGDGVYLKLGLYRSDTVKPVGVVYHDGYTQGTQLADVMPPPPPVDSGTPAPADAGTPAPTDAGTPGPVDAGTPGSGPGTETPPAGETPVDSSSPTPGTGTVLPPPGEQAQAVGCSSTGGALGVLALLGLAGLPRRWRRR, encoded by the coding sequence TTGAGAAGACTCCCGCTTGCTTTGTTCTCCGTGTTGGTGCCGGGCCTGTCGTGGGCGGGCGTCGTGTGGAGGGGGGACTTCGAGACAGGCAGCATCACGCAGTACACCCGCGCGCAGCGGGTGAGCGCGGATCGCTTGCAGATCGTGCAGTCGCCCACCTTCCAGGGCCGCTACGCCCTCAAGGCCACGGTGCGTCAGGGCGATGATCCCATCGACTCGAGCGGCAATCGCAACGAGCTCGTCTACATGGGGTCGGAGAAGGAGGGCTCGGAGTACTACTACCGCTGGCAGGTGATGTTCCCCACGGACTACCCGAGCGTGGACGCGTGGCAGGTCTTCACCCAGTGGCACCACTCGGGGTGCTGTGGCTCGCCGCCGGTGGAGTTCTTCGTCAAGGGCGAGGAGATGCGGCTCACGCTCGCCGACAGCGCCACGCCCTGGAAGACGAAGCTCGTGCGCGGCGTGTGGCACGACTTCGTCTTCCACGTGAAGTGGTCCTCGAGCGCGTCCGTGGGCTTCGTGGAGCTGTGGCACAACGGCGAGCGCGTGTTGTCCAAGTACAAGCACGCCACGCTGTATGAGGGCGATGGCGTCTACCTGAAGCTGGGCCTCTATCGCAGCGACACCGTGAAGCCCGTGGGCGTCGTCTACCACGATGGCTACACGCAGGGGACGCAACTGGCGGACGTGATGCCCCCGCCCCCGCCAGTGGACTCGGGCACGCCGGCTCCCGCGGACGCGGGAACTCCAGCGCCGACGGACGCGGGGACTCCGGGGCCGGTGGACGCGGGCACGCCCGGGTCCGGGCCCGGGACGGAGACGCCTCCGGCGGGTGAGACACCGGTGGACTCTTCATCGCCCACGCCGGGAACGGGAACCGTGCTTCCTCCGCCGGGTGAGCAGGCCCAGGCCGTGGGGTGCTCGAGCACCGGCGGGGCGCTCGGCGTCCTGGCGCTGCTGGGGCTCGCCGGACTGCCGCGGCGGTGGCGGCGCCGGTAG
- a CDS encoding metallophosphoesterase family protein, whose amino-acid sequence MRFSFVHAADLHLDTPFRGVPVDSGLLGAFQQATFRAFSRIVDLCLRERVAFLLLAGDLFDMKDRSVRARLALRRELERLHVAGIQTFIVHGNHDPLSGDTGTLGLPESVKVFGAGWEEAEVRREGRLVCRVQGISYPDAEVRENLSARFGRTAPDFTVGLLHANLGGVEGHANYAPCTLEDLAARGLDYWALGHVHTRAEYPLPGGAVAVYPGNPQGRHVNETGERGCVLVEVEDGRTRRRFVPVDTVRWHRLDVPLTGLTSLDALVAALLERVDTECSAELEGHALRLTLTERGPLHRELARPDALAQLEADVREQLARRHPPVLLESLRDASRPALDLEAVRLAGGFSGTLLAEAEALAADPEALTALWAEEEDLRVLSQRLRRLGVDALDPPRPEWVEEAGARVVEELHEEEAG is encoded by the coding sequence ATGCGCTTCTCGTTCGTCCACGCCGCCGATCTGCACCTGGATACTCCCTTCCGAGGTGTGCCCGTCGACTCGGGACTCCTGGGCGCGTTCCAGCAAGCCACCTTCCGGGCCTTCTCCCGCATCGTGGACCTGTGCCTGCGCGAGCGCGTGGCCTTCCTGCTGCTCGCCGGAGATCTCTTCGACATGAAGGATCGCTCGGTGCGCGCCCGGCTGGCGCTCCGGCGCGAGCTGGAGCGGCTGCACGTGGCGGGCATCCAGACCTTCATCGTCCATGGCAACCATGATCCCCTGAGCGGAGACACGGGCACCCTCGGCCTGCCGGAATCGGTGAAGGTGTTCGGCGCCGGGTGGGAGGAGGCCGAGGTCCGCCGCGAGGGGCGGCTCGTGTGCCGGGTGCAGGGCATCTCCTATCCGGACGCGGAGGTGCGCGAGAACCTCTCGGCGCGCTTTGGCCGCACGGCACCGGACTTCACGGTGGGCCTGCTGCACGCGAACCTGGGGGGCGTGGAGGGCCATGCCAACTACGCGCCCTGCACGCTGGAGGACCTGGCCGCGCGGGGGCTCGATTATTGGGCGCTGGGCCACGTGCACACCCGCGCCGAGTACCCGCTCCCCGGTGGCGCGGTGGCCGTCTACCCGGGCAATCCGCAGGGCCGGCACGTCAACGAGACGGGCGAGCGCGGCTGTGTCCTGGTGGAGGTCGAGGACGGACGCACGCGGCGCCGGTTCGTCCCGGTGGACACCGTGCGCTGGCACCGGCTGGACGTTCCCCTCACGGGGCTCACCTCGCTCGACGCGCTCGTGGCCGCCCTGCTGGAACGGGTGGACACGGAGTGCTCGGCGGAGCTGGAGGGCCACGCGCTGCGGCTCACGCTCACGGAGCGGGGGCCGCTGCATCGTGAGCTGGCCCGGCCCGACGCGCTCGCCCAGTTGGAGGCGGACGTGCGCGAGCAGCTCGCCCGGCGTCACCCGCCCGTGCTGCTCGAGTCCCTGCGCGACGCGAGCCGGCCCGCGCTGGACCTGGAGGCGGTGCGGCTCGCGGGAGGCTTCTCCGGCACCCTGCTCGCCGAGGCCGAGGCGCTGGCGGCGGACCCCGAGGCCCTGACCGCGCTGTGGGCGGAGGAGGAGGACCTGCGTGTGCTCTCCCAGCGCTTGCGGCGCCTGGGCGTGGACGCGCTGGATCCTCCCCGGCCGGAGTGGGTGGAGGAGGCGGGGGCGCGGGTGGTGGAGGAGCTTCACGAGGAGGAGGCGGGATGA
- a CDS encoding helix-turn-helix domain-containing protein, which produces MMERGEFLRSWRADTGFSVEKVAQLAQLSPSIVERIESGTHDPSFEELDALANVLGLRSDEIYGDQVSESAPREGIRLLMKSAVAYRPSENVRLRMLEAAAAARDLLELQSELRPRRGGFENFLSRPLASSAEAPFKLGDKLAQEARQKFAIQGPIASMRDLAQETLGIPIIAAELTVDGPDAFAVYAPGRRAAIILNLQGKNVHPLVRRFSIAHEVGHILFDRPGMGALGMACQVSPERGLDIESRANAFAMRFLLPYGPINKLGHSILQPAVFREVMEKWGVHVSALQLYVEKVLKLSRDEVQSQLPDVDRSSPNRWSEAEELAEERRGLKRVPMPRRGALAKLVLELVQKDKISRARARELLGIKGDVSIEELAAEADVPLDGE; this is translated from the coding sequence ATGATGGAACGCGGAGAGTTCTTGAGAAGCTGGCGAGCGGACACGGGCTTCTCGGTCGAGAAGGTCGCGCAACTGGCGCAATTGTCGCCGTCGATCGTTGAGCGCATAGAGTCTGGAACTCACGATCCCTCGTTCGAGGAGTTGGACGCTCTTGCCAACGTACTTGGGTTGAGATCCGACGAGATTTATGGAGACCAAGTTTCTGAATCAGCCCCTCGTGAAGGCATCCGCCTCCTGATGAAGAGCGCGGTCGCGTACCGACCTAGCGAAAACGTTCGACTCCGCATGCTTGAGGCAGCGGCTGCCGCTCGTGACTTGCTAGAACTTCAGTCAGAACTTCGCCCACGACGAGGAGGTTTCGAAAATTTCCTGAGCCGCCCGCTTGCTTCGTCTGCCGAAGCGCCGTTCAAGCTGGGCGATAAACTTGCTCAAGAGGCTCGTCAGAAATTCGCTATCCAAGGGCCAATCGCATCAATGCGCGATTTGGCGCAAGAGACGCTCGGTATTCCCATTATTGCAGCTGAGCTTACAGTGGATGGTCCTGATGCGTTTGCAGTTTATGCGCCTGGGCGTCGAGCTGCGATCATTTTAAATCTTCAAGGAAAGAACGTCCACCCACTTGTGCGCCGATTCTCTATCGCCCATGAGGTGGGCCACATTCTCTTCGACCGGCCCGGAATGGGCGCCTTGGGCATGGCCTGTCAAGTCAGCCCAGAGCGTGGACTCGATATTGAATCACGTGCGAATGCATTTGCGATGCGATTTCTTCTGCCGTATGGGCCGATCAATAAGCTTGGTCACAGCATATTGCAACCAGCTGTTTTTCGAGAAGTAATGGAAAAGTGGGGAGTGCACGTAAGTGCACTTCAATTGTATGTCGAAAAAGTACTGAAACTCAGTCGTGATGAGGTTCAGTCACAGTTGCCAGATGTAGATCGCTCTAGTCCGAACCGATGGTCTGAAGCAGAGGAATTGGCGGAAGAGCGCCGTGGTCTTAAACGAGTACCCATGCCCCGTCGGGGAGCGCTTGCGAAACTTGTCCTTGAGTTGGTTCAAAAGGATAAAATTTCAAGAGCGCGAGCGAGAGAGCTTCTCGGTATCAAAGGAGATGTCTCAATCGAGGAGCTCGCAGCGGAGGCGGATGTTCCGCTGGATGGAGAATAG
- a CDS encoding pyridoxal-dependent decarboxylase: MSDAREKAVPHLSPEEFRRLGHRMVDWIADYWARLESFPVRAAVAPGEVAAKLPAHAPEEGLEGAEGWEAIFRDLEDVVLPGLTHWQSPSFFAYFPSNASGPAVLGELLSAGLGVQGMLWSTSPAATEMETRVLDWLGELLGLPTTFLSSSGTGGSVIQGTASEAALVALVAARERARRALGREAEWVAYTSTQTHSSVLKAAMLAGVATGAQDGVHVRQIDTDAGYALRPDLLEKAVREDLAAGRQPLFVCASLGTTSSGAMDPVRAVGEVWERTGVRASGGWLHVDAAWAGSALVCPEYAALRDGLEVADSFAFNPHKWLLTNFDCNAFYTSDRKALVDALSVTPEYLRNAASASGSVIDYRDWQVPLGRRFRALKLWFVLRHYGARGLRTYLREHIRLAERFAAWVEEDARFELAVPRSLALVCFRLKPRPGEAPGDTDTRNRLLLERLNASGQAFLSHTVLPGVDGAPARYVLRLATGAVRTEERHVRAVWERLVALAGSGE; this comes from the coding sequence ATGAGTGATGCGCGCGAGAAGGCGGTGCCCCACCTGAGCCCGGAGGAGTTCCGGCGACTGGGCCACCGGATGGTGGATTGGATCGCCGACTACTGGGCGCGGCTGGAGTCCTTCCCGGTGCGCGCGGCGGTGGCTCCGGGCGAGGTGGCGGCGAAGCTGCCCGCGCATGCGCCCGAGGAGGGCCTCGAGGGCGCCGAGGGCTGGGAGGCCATCTTCCGCGACCTGGAGGACGTGGTGCTGCCGGGCCTCACCCATTGGCAGTCTCCCTCCTTCTTCGCCTACTTCCCGTCCAATGCGTCGGGGCCCGCGGTGCTCGGCGAGCTGCTGTCCGCGGGCCTGGGTGTGCAGGGCATGCTCTGGTCCACCAGCCCCGCCGCCACCGAGATGGAGACGCGCGTGCTGGACTGGCTGGGCGAGCTGCTCGGTCTGCCCACCACCTTCCTCTCGAGCTCGGGCACGGGGGGAAGCGTCATCCAGGGCACCGCCAGCGAGGCCGCGCTCGTGGCGCTGGTGGCGGCGCGTGAGCGGGCGCGGCGCGCGCTCGGCCGCGAGGCGGAGTGGGTGGCCTATACCTCCACCCAGACGCACTCCTCCGTGCTCAAGGCGGCCATGCTCGCGGGCGTGGCAACCGGGGCGCAGGACGGCGTGCACGTGCGGCAGATCGACACGGATGCCGGCTACGCCCTGCGTCCGGACCTGCTGGAGAAGGCGGTGCGCGAGGATCTGGCCGCGGGCCGCCAGCCCCTCTTCGTGTGCGCGTCCCTGGGGACGACGTCCTCGGGGGCGATGGATCCGGTGCGCGCCGTGGGCGAGGTGTGGGAGCGCACCGGGGTGCGCGCCTCGGGCGGATGGCTGCACGTGGACGCGGCGTGGGCGGGCTCGGCGCTGGTGTGCCCCGAGTACGCGGCCCTGCGTGACGGGCTGGAGGTGGCGGACTCCTTCGCCTTCAACCCGCACAAGTGGCTGCTCACCAACTTCGACTGCAATGCCTTCTACACGAGCGATCGCAAGGCCCTGGTCGACGCGCTGAGCGTGACGCCCGAGTACCTGCGCAACGCGGCCAGCGCGAGCGGCTCGGTCATCGACTATCGGGACTGGCAGGTGCCGCTCGGCCGCCGCTTCCGCGCGCTGAAGCTGTGGTTCGTACTGCGCCACTATGGGGCCCGGGGGTTGCGGACGTATCTGCGCGAGCACATCCGGCTGGCGGAGCGCTTCGCCGCGTGGGTCGAGGAGGACGCGCGCTTCGAGCTGGCCGTACCTCGCTCGCTCGCCCTGGTGTGCTTCCGGCTCAAGCCCCGGCCGGGCGAGGCACCGGGGGACACGGACACGCGCAACCGCCTGTTGCTGGAGCGGCTCAACGCGAGTGGCCAGGCGTTCCTCTCCCACACGGTGCTGCCCGGGGTGGACGGGGCACCCGCGCGCTACGTGTTGCGCCTGGCCACCGGCGCGGTGCGCACCGAGGAACGGCACGTGCGCGCGGTCTGGGAGCGGCTCGTGGCGCTCGCGGGGAGTGGGGAATAG
- a CDS encoding methyltransferase: MNTQDEALLELGRALRSAGYHFITVTPETHRRVNARRFSETARSLRDVFGWNRPFAAELLPAPLLALLDRARMVEKQPDGRLRSLVRYSSLGPGLYLHEAYPTTNKDAVFFGPDTYRFATLLARVPGRFRRAVDVGCGSGAGGLSLAHRVDTLVLADVNERALRFSRINAALNGVPHVEVLLSDALGGVPGEVDLVIANPPYLVDEGARTYRDGGGPHGVDLSVRFTREALRRLSPGGTLVLYSGAPVVDGEDQLRAALAPVLAEARARFQYEEMDPDVFGEELERRPYANVERIAVVSLVATRPA; the protein is encoded by the coding sequence GTGAATACCCAGGACGAGGCCCTGCTCGAGCTCGGACGCGCGCTGCGCTCCGCCGGCTACCACTTCATCACCGTGACGCCCGAGACCCACCGGCGCGTCAACGCCCGCCGCTTCTCGGAGACGGCGCGCTCGCTGCGCGATGTGTTCGGCTGGAACCGGCCCTTCGCCGCGGAGCTGCTGCCCGCCCCCCTGCTGGCGCTGTTGGACCGCGCGCGGATGGTGGAGAAACAACCGGATGGGCGGCTGCGCAGCCTCGTGCGCTACTCCAGTCTGGGCCCGGGGCTCTACCTCCACGAGGCCTATCCGACCACGAACAAGGACGCCGTCTTCTTCGGTCCGGACACCTACCGCTTCGCCACCCTGCTCGCGCGCGTGCCCGGCCGCTTCCGGCGCGCGGTGGACGTGGGCTGTGGCTCGGGGGCCGGCGGCCTGTCCCTCGCCCACCGGGTGGACACGCTCGTGCTCGCCGACGTGAACGAGCGGGCACTGCGCTTCTCGCGCATCAACGCCGCGCTCAACGGGGTGCCCCACGTGGAGGTGCTCCTGAGTGATGCGCTGGGCGGCGTGCCGGGCGAGGTGGATCTCGTCATCGCCAACCCGCCCTACCTGGTGGACGAGGGCGCGCGCACGTACCGCGACGGCGGCGGCCCCCACGGCGTGGACCTGTCCGTGCGCTTCACCCGGGAGGCCCTGCGCCGCCTGTCCCCCGGAGGCACGCTCGTGCTCTACAGCGGCGCGCCCGTGGTGGACGGCGAGGACCAGCTCCGCGCGGCGCTCGCCCCGGTGCTCGCCGAGGCCCGGGCCCGCTTCCAGTACGAGGAGATGGATCCGGATGTCTTCGGCGAGGAGCTGGAACGGCGGCCCTACGCGAACGTGGAGCGCATCGCCGTGGTGTCACTCGTGGCCACACGCCCGGCGTGA
- a CDS encoding TIGR04013 family B12-binding domain/radical SAM domain-containing protein produces the protein MSSKNKVALVLSYQYPGKYALTVLAGAVESDPVGRDVALRFPRDRDSLLAMVRECLDEGYQVVVAWSFYSASFPAAAEELAWLREQLAGREVLCIAGGVHATAETEQTLQAGFDLVAVGEGETILLDLLGRMMRGEDPRQTRGFSQLVDGRVVPRGRGEGVVLDHYPPFAARNMKFGAIEITRGCIYACRFCQTPFLNKARFRHRTVENIAHWTRVLREAGKRDVRFITPTSMSYGTQDESMNLEAVERMLAAVREAMGPEGRVFYGTFPSEVRPEHVTPEALALLKRYVDNDNLIIGGQSGSERILQETRRGHDVETVVRAASLAVEWGFVPNVDFILGLPGETPEDVQATLVLMRRLAHVGAKVHGHTFMPLPGTPYRDAPPGSVDDETRRELDRLASQGRLYGHWKQQVRLANGIASRRQPRR, from the coding sequence ATGTCCTCCAAGAACAAGGTCGCGCTCGTCCTGAGCTACCAGTACCCGGGCAAGTACGCCCTCACCGTCCTGGCGGGAGCGGTGGAGTCCGATCCGGTGGGGCGGGACGTGGCCCTGCGCTTCCCCCGGGACCGGGACTCGCTGCTGGCCATGGTGCGCGAGTGCCTCGACGAGGGCTACCAGGTGGTCGTGGCGTGGTCCTTCTACTCGGCGAGCTTCCCCGCGGCGGCGGAGGAACTGGCCTGGCTGCGCGAGCAACTGGCGGGCCGCGAGGTGTTGTGCATCGCGGGCGGAGTGCACGCCACCGCCGAGACGGAACAGACGCTCCAGGCGGGCTTCGATCTCGTGGCGGTGGGCGAGGGCGAGACCATCCTCCTGGACCTGCTCGGCCGGATGATGCGCGGGGAAGATCCCCGGCAGACGCGGGGCTTCTCCCAGCTCGTGGATGGGCGCGTGGTGCCTCGGGGCCGGGGCGAGGGCGTGGTGCTCGACCACTACCCGCCCTTCGCGGCGAGGAACATGAAGTTCGGAGCCATCGAAATCACGCGTGGGTGCATCTACGCGTGCCGGTTCTGCCAGACGCCCTTCTTGAACAAGGCGCGCTTCCGGCATCGCACCGTGGAGAACATCGCCCACTGGACGCGCGTGCTGCGCGAGGCGGGCAAGCGGGACGTGCGCTTCATCACCCCCACCTCCATGTCCTACGGCACCCAGGACGAGTCGATGAACCTGGAGGCCGTGGAGCGGATGCTCGCCGCGGTGCGCGAGGCGATGGGCCCCGAGGGCCGGGTGTTCTACGGCACCTTCCCCTCGGAGGTCCGGCCCGAGCACGTGACGCCCGAGGCGCTCGCCCTGCTCAAGCGCTACGTGGACAACGACAACCTCATCATCGGGGGGCAGTCCGGCAGCGAGCGCATCCTCCAGGAGACCCGCCGGGGTCATGACGTGGAGACGGTGGTACGGGCGGCGAGTCTGGCGGTGGAGTGGGGCTTCGTGCCCAACGTGGACTTCATCCTCGGCCTGCCGGGGGAGACTCCCGAGGACGTCCAGGCGACCCTGGTGTTGATGCGGCGCCTGGCGCACGTGGGCGCGAAGGTTCATGGTCATACGTTCATGCCGCTGCCCGGGACGCCCTACCGCGACGCGCCCCCGGGCTCGGTGGACGACGAGACCCGGCGGGAGTTGGATCGCCTGGCGTCGCAAGGCCGCCTGTATGGCCACTGGAAGCAGCAGGTGCGCCTGGCGAACGGAATCGCCTCACGGCGTCAGCCCAGGCGTTGA
- the mug gene encoding G/U mismatch-specific DNA glycosylase encodes MGAKMQDVIAPGLKVLFCGINPSVYSAVVRHHFARPGNRFWPALYASGFTDRLLAPHEQGELLVRGYGITNVVEEASVAADSLTARDYAEGGRKLDAKVRRYQPRYLAVLGIGAWRTAFGKPKALLGLQPELLADTRVWVLPNPSGLNAHYRPADLARMFRELRLAVEAGG; translated from the coding sequence GTGGGGGCGAAGATGCAGGACGTCATCGCCCCCGGCCTGAAGGTCCTCTTCTGCGGCATCAACCCGAGCGTGTACTCGGCCGTGGTGCGCCACCACTTCGCGCGGCCGGGCAACCGCTTCTGGCCGGCGCTGTACGCCTCGGGCTTCACGGACCGGCTGCTCGCCCCCCATGAGCAGGGCGAGTTGCTCGTGCGCGGCTATGGCATCACCAACGTGGTGGAGGAGGCGTCGGTCGCGGCGGACTCGCTGACGGCGCGGGACTACGCCGAGGGTGGCCGGAAGCTGGATGCCAAGGTGCGGCGCTACCAACCGCGCTACCTGGCGGTGCTGGGCATTGGCGCGTGGCGCACGGCGTTCGGCAAGCCGAAGGCCTTGCTGGGATTGCAGCCGGAGTTGCTGGCCGACACCCGCGTCTGGGTGCTTCCCAACCCGAGCGGACTCAACGCGCACTACCGGCCCGCGGACCTGGCGCGGATGTTCCGTGAGCTGCGTCTGGCGGTGGAGGCGGGCGGCTGA